The following proteins are co-located in the Mobula birostris isolate sMobBir1 chromosome 26, sMobBir1.hap1, whole genome shotgun sequence genome:
- the LOC140188404 gene encoding ubiquitin-conjugating enzyme E2 R2-like isoform X1, whose product MAHQQTSSSQKALMLELKSLQEEPVEGFRITLVDESDLYNWEVAIFGPPNTHYEGGYFKAQLMFPMDYPYSPPSFRFLTKMWHPNIYENGDVCISILHPPVDDPQSGELPSERWNPTQNVRTILLSVISLLNEPNTFSPANVDASVMFRKWRDSKGKDREYAEIIRKQVLATKAEADKDGVKVPTTLAEYCVKTKAPPHDNSSDLLYDDLYDDDMDDEEDGDGDFFDDDDDSGNEES is encoded by the exons ATGGCTCACCAGCAGACCAGCAGCTCCCAGAAGGCGCTGATGTTGGAGCTGAAGAGCCTGCAGGAGGAGCCAGTCGAGGGTTTCCGTATTACCCTGGTCGACGAATCCGACCTGTATAATTGGGAGGTGGCAATCTTCGGGCCGCCCAACACGCATTATGAGGGTGGCTACTTCAAG GCTCAGCTGATGTTCCCCATGGATTACCCCTACTCTCCACCATCGTTCCGTTTCCTTACCAAGATGTGGCATCCAAATATCTACGAG AATGGCGATGTGTGCATTTCGATTCTGCATCCACCTGTCGATGACCCCCAAAGTGGAGAACTGCCCTCTGAGAGATGGAATCCCACGCAGAATGTCAG AACAATTCTCCTCAGTGTCATCTCCCTTTTGAATGAGCCAAACACCTTTTCTCCTGCTAATGTGGATGCTTCAGTGATGTTCCGGAAATGGCGAGACAGCAAAGGAAAGGATAGAGAATACGCAGAGATTATTAG AAAACAGGTCTTGGCCACCAAGGCAGAGGCAGACAAGGATGGTGTGAAGGTGCCCACCACCCTGGCAGAGTATTGCGTCAAGACGAAAGCTCCGCCACACGACAACAGCTCGGACTTGCTGTACGATGATCTGTATGACGATGACATGGATGACGAGGAAGATGGGGATGGTGATTTCTTTGACGATGACGACGACTCAGGAAATGAGGAATCGTGA
- the LOC140188404 gene encoding ubiquitin-conjugating enzyme E2 R2-like isoform X2: MAHQQTSSSQKALMLELKSLQEEPVEGFRITLVDESDLYNWEVAIFGPPNTHYEGGYFKNGDVCISILHPPVDDPQSGELPSERWNPTQNVRTILLSVISLLNEPNTFSPANVDASVMFRKWRDSKGKDREYAEIIRKQVLATKAEADKDGVKVPTTLAEYCVKTKAPPHDNSSDLLYDDLYDDDMDDEEDGDGDFFDDDDDSGNEES; encoded by the exons ATGGCTCACCAGCAGACCAGCAGCTCCCAGAAGGCGCTGATGTTGGAGCTGAAGAGCCTGCAGGAGGAGCCAGTCGAGGGTTTCCGTATTACCCTGGTCGACGAATCCGACCTGTATAATTGGGAGGTGGCAATCTTCGGGCCGCCCAACACGCATTATGAGGGTGGCTACTTCAAG AATGGCGATGTGTGCATTTCGATTCTGCATCCACCTGTCGATGACCCCCAAAGTGGAGAACTGCCCTCTGAGAGATGGAATCCCACGCAGAATGTCAG AACAATTCTCCTCAGTGTCATCTCCCTTTTGAATGAGCCAAACACCTTTTCTCCTGCTAATGTGGATGCTTCAGTGATGTTCCGGAAATGGCGAGACAGCAAAGGAAAGGATAGAGAATACGCAGAGATTATTAG AAAACAGGTCTTGGCCACCAAGGCAGAGGCAGACAAGGATGGTGTGAAGGTGCCCACCACCCTGGCAGAGTATTGCGTCAAGACGAAAGCTCCGCCACACGACAACAGCTCGGACTTGCTGTACGATGATCTGTATGACGATGACATGGATGACGAGGAAGATGGGGATGGTGATTTCTTTGACGATGACGACGACTCAGGAAATGAGGAATCGTGA